A genomic region of Methylobacterium durans contains the following coding sequences:
- a CDS encoding DUF4214 domain-containing protein yields MAHAVDGTLNDWTLAERLDDARTGVSNYALYATLENDQYVFAIQSPIAIGVNTTLWLNTDRNESTGAEAYSGAGTGAEYYINVEPDGTPLLYTYHGAGQNPTITPVTFVYGANNLTLEIAVPVSALGGAASGLDLKVDVNNATFLPFDYNLFKYSVAPNGYYGLFGDATHDVHSLGGQVYALYSGLLGRAPDTLGLEYWADQLEHGASARTLGDLLLSSQEGQARAGALGNSDFVQQLYQSTLGRPADADGLNYWTGQLNGGAARVDVASGFVFSDEHLSSLKSVFDTGLFVPDKQAADVARLYYTMLNRAPDASGLKYWESQLDHGGSLSSLAQAFLGTPENQAKYGSMANSDYVDALYMNALGRHAETDGLTYWTTQLNGGTSRADLAVLLADSAEAHSVHLAQVEQGWFLS; encoded by the coding sequence ATGGCACATGCCGTTGACGGGACCCTGAACGATTGGACGTTGGCTGAGCGGCTCGACGATGCCCGCACCGGCGTCTCCAATTACGCCCTCTACGCCACGCTGGAGAACGACCAGTACGTCTTTGCCATCCAGTCCCCGATCGCCATCGGCGTGAACACCACCCTGTGGCTGAACACCGATCGCAACGAGAGCACCGGAGCCGAAGCCTATTCGGGAGCCGGCACGGGCGCGGAATACTACATCAACGTCGAGCCCGACGGGACGCCGCTGCTCTACACCTATCACGGTGCCGGGCAGAACCCCACGATCACGCCGGTGACTTTCGTCTACGGCGCGAACAACCTGACCTTGGAGATCGCCGTTCCGGTGAGCGCTCTCGGCGGCGCCGCCTCCGGCCTCGACCTGAAGGTCGACGTCAACAACGCCACCTTCCTCCCGTTCGACTACAACCTGTTCAAGTACAGTGTCGCACCGAACGGCTATTACGGCCTATTCGGCGACGCGACGCATGATGTCCACAGCTTGGGCGGCCAGGTCTACGCCCTCTATTCCGGGCTTCTCGGGCGCGCGCCGGACACGCTCGGCCTGGAATACTGGGCGGACCAGCTTGAGCATGGCGCCTCGGCGCGGACGCTCGGCGATCTCCTGCTCAGCTCTCAGGAAGGTCAGGCGCGCGCCGGAGCGCTCGGAAACTCCGATTTCGTCCAGCAGCTCTACCAGTCGACTCTCGGCCGCCCAGCGGATGCGGACGGCCTCAATTACTGGACCGGCCAGCTCAACGGCGGCGCTGCCCGCGTCGATGTCGCGAGCGGTTTCGTCTTCTCCGACGAGCACCTGAGCAGCTTGAAATCGGTGTTTGACACCGGACTCTTCGTGCCGGACAAGCAGGCTGCGGACGTTGCGCGCCTGTACTACACCATGCTCAACCGTGCGCCGGATGCGAGCGGCCTCAAGTACTGGGAGTCCCAGCTCGACCACGGCGGCTCATTGAGCAGCCTCGCTCAGGCGTTCCTCGGCACTCCGGAGAACCAGGCGAAGTACGGCTCGATGGCGAATTCGGATTACGTCGACGCGCTCTACATGAACGCGCTCGGCCGCCACGCAGAGACGGACGGGCTGACTTACTGGACCACCCAGCTCAATGGCGGTACATCGCGCGCAGATCTCGCGGTCCTGCTAGCCGACAGCGCAGAGGCCCACAGCGTCCACCTCGCGCAGGTCGAGCAAGGCTGGTTCCTGAGCTGA
- a CDS encoding IS481 family transposase — protein MGQVQHGSATTTAAVRRAIQHSQASLRALAARYGVNPKTVAKWKKRSSVADRKTGPTEHRSTVLTAENEAVIVAFRRHTLLPLDDCLYALQPTIPHLTRSSLHRCLQRHGISRLPEVDGDKPLRAKFKRYPLGYFHIDIAEVHTKEGRLYLLVAIDRTSKFAFAELHEKATRRVAGNFLRALAAAVPYKIHTVLTDNGTHFTEPSGNTWTPEEIRAMRAEKVLFRCHSFEGACADLNIEHRLTKPRHPWTNGQVERMNRTIKDATVKRFYYDSHSQLRQHLADFVAAYNFARRLKTLRGLTPYEAICKAWTEEPSRFTQNPHHQIPGPNT, from the coding sequence ATGGGCCAGGTTCAGCACGGGAGCGCCACGACGACAGCGGCAGTCCGTCGAGCGATACAGCATAGTCAAGCGAGCCTGAGGGCGTTGGCGGCCCGTTACGGCGTCAACCCGAAGACCGTCGCGAAGTGGAAGAAGCGGTCCTCGGTGGCTGACCGGAAGACGGGGCCAACGGAACACCGGTCTACGGTGCTGACGGCCGAGAACGAGGCGGTGATCGTCGCCTTTCGCCGGCACACCCTGCTGCCACTCGACGACTGCCTCTACGCCCTGCAGCCGACGATCCCGCACCTTACACGCTCAAGCCTGCACCGGTGCCTGCAGCGCCATGGCATCTCGCGGCTCCCCGAAGTGGATGGCGACAAGCCGCTACGTGCAAAATTCAAGCGCTACCCGCTCGGCTACTTCCACATCGATATCGCCGAGGTGCACACCAAAGAAGGCCGACTCTACCTGCTTGTGGCGATCGACCGGACCTCCAAGTTCGCCTTCGCCGAGTTGCACGAGAAGGCCACGCGCCGGGTCGCCGGCAACTTCCTGCGGGCCCTTGCTGCCGCCGTTCCCTACAAGATCCACACGGTGCTCACCGACAACGGCACGCATTTCACCGAGCCGTCCGGGAACACTTGGACGCCGGAAGAGATCAGAGCGATGCGCGCCGAGAAGGTGCTGTTCCGCTGCCACTCCTTTGAGGGCGCCTGCGCCGACCTCAACATCGAGCACCGTCTCACGAAGCCGCGCCATCCCTGGACGAATGGTCAAGTTGAGCGGATGAACCGCACGATCAAGGACGCCACCGTCAAGCGCTTCTACTACGACAGCCACAGTCAGCTTCGGCAGCACCTCGCCGACTTCGTGGCCGCCTATAACTTCGCCCGCCGCCTCAAGACGCTACGCGGCCTCACGCCCTACGAAGCTATCTGCAAAGCTTGGACGGAGGAGCCCTCTAGGTTCACCCAGAACCCGCACCACCAAATCCCGGGACCAAACACCTAG
- a CDS encoding DUF4214 domain-containing protein yields MTPSELDNLSPFALIADVHGASAVVETRAGTSWGLAEYGTLRDAFVFADANGNGIHDANEVSATTAAAGHFDFPAPGAGRLILTGGFDTAMGLGTDGSLAAPAGSLVISALTTLLDRIAVAKGGDLAAAQAVLRTAAGISVDADVMRLDAVAGVQLGQASVASVYAADAILRDTITLLHQAGATADVYAVLTADPALLARILDRGDADWTTRYEALLELARDAGAADLRASGFAAVAAASNALVAATTFETSDPLAYLTAIGAISRTAQGETARDLRAAGTDANAILDTVRAYTGEHLSAAVSANLSKVGPFPIPIGTAVLGDGTVATPFDGHSPSEPAQDTSALLFGTFAGSVHEAGGQVYAIYQAVLGRAPDTLGLEYWADALEKGLSSAGLAKALLASSEYHALAATSGAPGFIEDLYHNVLHRGADATGLQFFMDALEHGATPADIAAGVATSAEAQTVLGPAFAGGLFVPNKAAADVARLYYATLGRAPDADGLRSFTIASETGLSKSGVAKVMLDSLEFGSRFGALDASEFVDHLYVGALGRHAEASGFQFWTDVLKHGASHADVAVAITDSAEAFAYHAAHIEQGWHLAA; encoded by the coding sequence GTGACGCCCTCTGAGCTCGACAACCTTTCCCCGTTCGCCTTGATCGCGGACGTCCACGGCGCGTCCGCTGTCGTCGAGACGCGCGCGGGCACAAGCTGGGGCCTGGCCGAGTACGGGACGCTGCGCGACGCCTTCGTCTTCGCCGATGCGAACGGCAACGGCATCCACGATGCCAACGAGGTGTCCGCCACGACGGCTGCGGCGGGCCATTTCGACTTCCCGGCGCCCGGTGCCGGACGGCTGATCCTGACCGGCGGCTTCGACACCGCGATGGGCCTCGGCACAGACGGCTCCCTCGCCGCGCCCGCGGGCTCCCTTGTGATCAGCGCGCTCACGACCCTCCTCGACCGGATCGCCGTCGCGAAGGGCGGCGACCTCGCCGCCGCTCAGGCGGTCCTGCGCACGGCGGCAGGCATTTCCGTGGACGCCGACGTGATGCGGCTCGATGCCGTGGCCGGGGTCCAACTCGGGCAGGCCTCGGTGGCGTCGGTCTACGCGGCGGACGCGATCCTGCGCGACACCATTACGCTTCTTCATCAGGCGGGCGCGACGGCCGACGTCTACGCGGTGCTCACCGCGGATCCGGCCTTGCTCGCGCGGATCCTCGATCGTGGCGATGCCGACTGGACGACGCGCTACGAGGCGCTCCTGGAACTCGCGCGCGATGCGGGGGCCGCCGACCTGCGGGCGTCCGGCTTCGCGGCCGTCGCCGCCGCGAGCAACGCGCTCGTCGCAGCGACCACCTTCGAGACATCCGATCCGCTCGCCTATCTCACGGCGATCGGTGCGATCAGCCGGACGGCCCAGGGCGAGACCGCGCGCGACCTTCGCGCCGCGGGCACCGACGCGAATGCCATCCTGGACACCGTCCGCGCCTATACCGGAGAGCATCTGTCCGCGGCCGTCTCCGCGAACCTCTCGAAGGTCGGCCCGTTCCCGATCCCGATTGGGACGGCCGTGCTGGGCGACGGAACCGTCGCGACCCCGTTCGACGGGCATTCTCCCTCCGAGCCCGCCCAAGACACGAGCGCGCTGCTGTTCGGGACCTTCGCCGGTTCGGTCCACGAGGCAGGCGGCCAAGTCTACGCGATCTATCAGGCGGTGCTCGGGCGGGCGCCCGACACGCTCGGTCTCGAGTACTGGGCCGACGCGCTCGAGAAGGGGCTCTCGTCCGCGGGCCTTGCCAAGGCGCTGCTCGCCTCGAGCGAGTATCATGCGCTGGCCGCGACGAGCGGTGCCCCGGGGTTCATCGAGGATCTCTATCACAACGTCCTACACCGCGGCGCCGACGCGACCGGGCTGCAGTTCTTCATGGACGCGCTGGAGCACGGGGCGACCCCTGCCGACATTGCCGCGGGGGTCGCCACCTCCGCCGAGGCGCAGACGGTGCTCGGCCCCGCCTTCGCGGGCGGCCTGTTCGTGCCTAACAAGGCCGCCGCCGACGTCGCCCGGCTCTACTACGCGACCCTCGGGCGGGCGCCCGACGCGGACGGGCTCCGCTCGTTCACCATCGCCAGCGAAACGGGCCTCTCCAAGAGCGGGGTGGCGAAGGTGATGCTCGACTCTCTCGAGTTCGGCTCCCGCTTCGGCGCCCTCGATGCGAGCGAATTCGTCGATCACCTCTACGTCGGAGCCCTGGGGCGCCACGCGGAGGCGAGCGGCTTTCAGTTCTGGACGGACGTGCTGAAGCACGGCGCGTCACACGCCGACGTCGCCGTCGCGATCACCGACAGCGCGGAGGCGTTCGCCTATCACGCCGCGCATATCGAGCAGGGTTGGCATCTCGCCGCCTGA